DNA sequence from the Pseudophryne corroboree isolate aPseCor3 chromosome 6, aPseCor3.hap2, whole genome shotgun sequence genome:
atctgtaATTACAGGCTAAGtagcaaagaaattttcatatatgcaaattattttgcatcttattcattatgtctatagataggaccacatgtcctcaaacaaaacaggcccagcgggtgcgccggcccactggggatcttccctgtaagccctatggccaatccgcctctgcccaagGGTTCTCAGGGAGCTACACTCTgaactatttttgatcttcaatgactcgcttacatcaggcatggttcccaaagattggcgtatagcagaagttgtGCCAATATTCAAAACGGGAAGTAAATCTGACCcgagtaattatagaccagtaagtcttacatctattgtGGGGAAAGTACTAGAAGGTATTTTAAggaatagtatacagaagttctttgaaggcaataaggttattaataggaaccaacatggatttgtgaaggatagatcatgtcaaacaaacttattaggcttttatgaaacagttagcgcgaacctagatcagggtaagcaggtggatgtaatctttttaaactttgctaaagctttcgacacagtgccacacatgagacttatctgcaaattacaagaactggggctaggaagcacaatatgcacttgggtcagagttggttagataatagggagaatGAGttttggtaaatggaactttttcaaattggactgaggtACAAAGTGGTGTATCacaaggatctgtacttggaccactattgttcaacattttccttAACGatatagcagtagatctagagagcatggtgtaaatttttgcagatgataccaaactgtgtaaggttataaattcggaaggGGACGCTGAGTTAGTACAggtaagtgtaaggtaatgcactttggtagcaagaacaaaaataccacctacatactaaacaGGGTACAACTAGGAGATtcagtactggaaaaagacttaggtgttctcatagataacaaacttagcagaagtaaccaaagtaggactgcagcaaagaaggcaaacaaggtattagcatgcataaagcgggctattgatgcaagggatgagtgtgctatactcccattatataaatccccagTGAGGCCACACCTCGAATATTGTGCTCaagtttgggcaccatactacaaaaaggatatcttagAACTaggaaaggttcagaggtgggcgcccaaactgattaaggggatggaaaagccagaatatgaggaaaggcttgctaatctaGGCATCTTCactttggaaaagaggagattaagaggggacatgattaacatttacaagtatataaggggacaatacacagaacttgcagaggatctgtttttggtaagatcaacacagaggacatgcagacactcgcttaggttagaggagaggagatgtcGCACAATGAgatgaaaaggtttcttcacagtaaggataatACGAGTTTGAaactccctgcctgagagagtggtaatggcggactcttttaacacttttaagaatgggctagacaattgcttaatggataaggatatacatggTTATGGTGGGTATATTGCGcactatatttaaaataaataataaaataacggCCAACTTCTTCATCATTTTCAACGTATACAATTAGTGCTAATAAAGTAATACAGTGTAGTACTAATACACCAATAGGTTGAACTGGATGGACACACTGTCTTTTTTCaagctcagaaactatgttactatgtaactcatacttacctactctcccggaagctgcgggaggctcctgttttttggggtagccccccgcaccccccgaagagtgggcaggtctcccgcatcctgctcgcaccttagtgatgcgagcaggatggagagataatctcccgttttcgcgggtccgtcgggtggggaaggggttaaaatgacgcaaattgcatcattttagctccgcccccttcccgtggacccgcgaattgcggcatttgccgatgtgggggtggggcttgtGATATCACCatccggccccgccccccaaagACTACTGCAGCGtcccctctccgggcttctcccggagagaagacatacaatcagtggcgtaactactgcccccgcagtcctcgcggtggcttgggggcgaggggctgcgggggcgccactgacttagaacagattgacgtgcggacgagcgtccgcatgtcaatctgcggtctcctctccctccctgctgtgttggagggacacggagcgcatcgcgcgcctctcctgtgtccctccctggctctcccccggccggtctaaggaagtgccgttcgtgagctctgattggctcacgaaccggcacttcctttattagaccagccggggggagagccaggagggacgcaggagagacgcgcgatgcgctccgtgtccctccaacacatgggggggggagcaggcacttggggcatatacctggcactgtggggggcagatctggcactgggggcatatacctggcactgtggggggcagatctggcactgggggcatatacctggcactgtgggggggaggatctggcactgggggcatatacctggcactgtgggggcagatctggcactgggggcatatacctggcactgtggggggaagatctggcactgggggcatatacctggcactgtgggggcagatctggcactgggggcatatacctggcactgtgggggcagatctggcactgggggcatatacctggcactgtgggggcagatctggcactgggggcatatacctggcactgtggggggaagatctggcactggaggcatatacctggcactgtgggggcagatctggcactgggggcatatacctggcaccgtgggggcagatctggcactgggggcatatacctggcactgtgggggcagatctggcactgggggcatatacctggcactgtggggggaagatctggcactggaggcatatacctggcactgtgggggaatatctggcactgggggcatatacctggcactgtgggggaatatttggcactggggggagcaggcactgagggggcatatgtggcactgtgggggaatatttggcactggggggagcaggcactgagggggcatatgtggcactggggggggtgtatATGTGGCACTCggggcatgtagctggcactgtgggggaatatctggcactaggggcatatacctggcactgtgggggaatatctggcactgggagcatggccctagcaacaagcactaccccctagcaacgagcatgacacccagtgcatgaaacccctggcaacgagcatgacaccctgagcatgaaaacccctggcaccgtgcatggaaccaagagcatgaaacccctggcaacgagcaggtaatttaaaagtaattagaagccttactgtataacttaatgtgtaatgggcattacggtgtgtgtcataatgtatcaggcattacggtgtgttgtatactatatcacgggcattgtggtatgtggtataatgtctcaggatcattgtggtgtgtgtcatactgtgtcacagacattgtatgtgctataatgtatcagggacattgcagtgtgtagcataatgtataacgggcattgcgattcctgtcataatgtgtcacaggcattacggtgtgtggcataatgtgtcacaggcattacggtgtgtggcataatgtgtctggggcattacagtgtgtgcatattgtgtcatgtgcattattgtgtgtggaataatgtctaagggccattgcagtatgtggaataatgtatactgggcattactatgaggaggaaaaatgacaaataatgtaaggggcatgaatcaggattatttttctttcctgtggtggccaacgtctgggcgtgcaggttgcaaaactggggtataaggtagtcttttcctgcaatgccacgccctccacgcaaagccacgcccatttcgacaaagccacacaccctttttgccggcacgcgcatttttctacctttgctagtgccaattacggggggtatgggggggggggggggcgccgaaggattttttggcttgggggagaaaaatttctagttacgccactgcatacaatgtaggcaagtatgatgtaactcTCTAGAAGTACTGGGTCAGGGACCCCTtcagtatgttgctatggggcccacaatgttctggctacacccctggtttATGGGTCAATATTATTGGCTGCAACCAGTGGGGGGTTTTTTCTTGCAGGTGGGAGCACTGAGACAAAGTACCCAGGCTCCAACCTCTGCAGAGACCTGGGGTTGCAGGAGAAACATAACCACAGCACCTGCAAGACGCAACCACATTCCCTGCAGAGAAAATCACATACTGTAAGCTAATACCAAGACGTGGCATAGCCATACCCCTTCCACTGACCTCATCCCGCAGTACCGGGCTCACCTAATGTCTCGGCAGCCCTGTAGCCGACAGTAACTGAGTGACATTACAAAGGAGCACTTGTACAGTGGATTTACACTTCTATGATCTGTGCATTACCCTTTCTGTATACATAACCAATGTGTATTTTTATTGCATCTAAaaagaccaagggggtaattctgagttgatcgcagcagcaagtttgttagcaattgggcaaaaccatgtgcactgcagggggggggggcagatataacatttgcagagagagttagatttgggtgagttatttcgtttctgtgcagggtaaatactgtctgcttgtttttacactgcaatttagattgcagattgaactcaccacacccaaatctaactctctctgcacatgttatatctgcctcccctgcagtgcacatggttttgcccaactgctaaaaactttcctgctgcgatcaacttggaattaccccccatatacacacGTCTGAGTTGCCATAATGAGCAAACTGCTGATACATAGTAGGAAATCTCTGTGAAACTCTACCACAATATCGCTTTAAGCTGAACAAAGTCTGGTAAAGATAAAACTGTGGAAACAGTACATCAAACAATGAATAACACATCAGGATTGCTGAGTCAAGCTAGCTCTGGTGCAGCCTCCCAGCCTGGAGAATGTGCTGTGTCATGGTCACGGGACCTGAGGCTTTGCTTGAGAAATGTACAAGCGTCCGTTAGGAATGTTCCTTCATTCTGTAGCTGACGCATAGTTCACTAAAGGTTTAGCTGCCAAACATCTGTTACACTATGAAAACCTTCAtgcatgtatataatgtatatacgtATATAATGTAAAATATGCTTTCAGTTTATATGCAGAATTATTTTCagtattattttttttcctttcttttaaaGTTATCTTTCACAATAAAACATAGAAGATACACAGAGTGGTAGTGGCACAAATCAGTTTATAGGCCcatcacataggggtctattcaatgcatgttgggtcctctccgacggagaggatccgacagtgcagtattTAATTAGTGGGCAGGAGGGGCTCACACTGTAGGCAGACACAaggggcctgatttagagttggaCGCAATGTTGATGTTCTCACAGTTGAGCGATTTTTTGCAAGTGCACATAACATTTCTAAACACGCACGTGTTATACAGAGTATACGCACAAAGGGggctattcagtatggattgcagattccgctaaaaagcagaatctgcaatcctttctttcacatgctgggggccgcccatcgcaggataGCCTGACCAGCGGCTGCGACCGCACTTTAAATGCGGTTGGAGCAACTGTGGATGAGCCCTTGCAGCCGCAGCTATGCAGGCAGTCAGCCACCATTTTTTTTCATcattgatgtcacacagccgccccgaaaatgcagCTGACCTACCCCCATTTTTCCCGTGCCGCCCCCGCAACGATCTGTCGCCACCCGTCACCCACCTCGCAAACGCCTCTGGACCTGCGTGTGCGCATTGGCGTCAGTAACGGGGTTATTGTGGTCGCATCACTTAGCAATGCTACCTGAATAACACCCAAAGGCACAGTTGTGTTTGGGTCAGACAGTGTCAGAAATGTGgaaaagtgatgggtgttcctgggcagtgactgggaggtggcttgtAGTGCACGCAATGATGGTGTGCTCAGTGGGCGTGTCGGTGGCAGGTCAGTGAAAGCGGCTGCGTACACAGACGCACAGCCGCCggcataggaggccatggtcacacggagaaactgcacctgccatagtgtCGCTGCAAATttcaatggtgcgactgatggtggacGTATGCGTacgctgaaagtgggcatctcagtccttgcacattcgccgTGCGGATGTACACAAGAGAAGGGGTTCTATAGCCATTTGCACAAAGTTGCAGATGGCCGACCTCCAATAGACGCCGCTGCtgggtgtgactcagaatcagaccctagaaGGGCGCAGTGGAAGAGCACTGAGGGCACACAGCATGCTGGGCAATAGGCAATAGATAGACGGCAACAATAATGTCAATAGTGACAATTCCCTAAGAAGCAGCAATGTGCACAGCAATGCATCTTATAGCTTCCACAATAATACCCTATGTAAAGGTAATTACTTATACAGCTTAAATATACCCTTTGTTAGAGAAAACAATATATAATGAAACTAATGTATGTAATACTAAAGTAAAAGCCAATGTCTCTGTAatgtggggacccctgaaatcACTGAGACACAAATCTGTGCATGTTGGCAAAACTATAAACTAAGCCGTCAGCAGAATCAGAAACACATCCTGTTATGCAGCCTCCTGCACTTCCCCATGCTCCTTCCAGTAACAAGGGCTCAGAGCTCCTGTGTCATCAGGAGAGGAGGGAGCTGTCCTCCCTATAAAGGGAGCAGACTGGAACTTAGAAcaatcacagcagcagcagccagcagtgaCCGAGCAGCGTCAGACAAGGGGACAAGATGGAATCCTCAACAAAGCAGCACActaacaggtacaatacacaacttATATATTGCTGTACACCATGTGTTATCCTGTAGCTGCTATATTGCTGTGATGTGAGGTCACTGATGTATCTTTGCCTATGAACTTCTGTATAGTATAGTTCTTTTATGCACGTTATCCAAATGGATGTACCTAGTTATCAAGTGAGGCTGAGGAAAAAAATCTGTTCTCTAAACTTCTTATgaaatatagggggagatgtactaagcagtgataaaagtggtgaagtgatccagtgaagaagttgcccatggcaaccaatcagctgctctgtatactttaatagtatgcaaatgataaatgttacgtcaatgctaattggttgccatgggcaacttctccactagctcacttctccacttttaacactgcttagtacatctcccccatagttcaGAAAGTTTTTCTAAAACTTTTAACCCTCTATCCACGCAACACGCAGTATGTGACTGTATGTTTTACCTGCTTCTGCTCTCAGGAACAAAGTAAATTGTGTCTATAGTCACATTGTGTGTCATATAGTCATATGTGCGTATAGTCATATTGCGTGTCATATAGTCGTATGTGCATATATACTCATATTGCCCACAGGGAACCAATAGAATCAGTGCAACAAACAGTTCTGTACACAGGAAATAGTTTTGCTTTGATCTGTATCTAGAACTTTAAAGAAAGATAAGACAGTGGTAAGGAGAGATTGAAGCAAATAAATAGGTGATGGCAATGGACAGTAATATGAAGTGACATGCCTATAGTAATTTTGGCCAGCTGACAGGTGTTGATTCTGCAACCTTGAGAGATGAGTTATTAGTCAACATCTAATTAAGCTGTGTATTAAGTTGTATTATGTTTTCGGGTAGATAAAGCAATTTAAAGCAACAGAAAATAACATTTTAATCTGTGGGGGTTTCCTGTTGCTGGGCTGGTAAGCGTTGCACTGGTATTTCCAGTTTCCACAGGCCACATAAACAGACTGTAGATGTAAATTTTATTGAACTTTGAAAAACAAATTTATAGGAACAACATTAAGTAGCAGAACTGTATatcagggaggttgctgggtgcagccaTCTTCTCACATGAGAAATGACAGCGGTGCCAGTCTGCCCGCACATCACATGGTCGTGGCACATAGACTTTCCGGAGCAGCATAATTGAATGCCAGCACTGTTCTACTGGGCACTGTCACAGGCTACCAACAACTTATATGCCCGCTGGCCCCAGCTCTCGATAGCCCTGAAATATAACATTTAATGTCAAACATTACAGAATTATtcagtcaatttactaagccttggagggagataaagtaccagccaatcagctcctggcatttttcaaacctagcctgtgacatggcagttatgagctgcttggctggtactttatctccatccaaggcttagtaaatagacccctagatctTTAACGTTGAATGCATTGCTAAATATCCCCATCACACACTACTGTACCATTCACtgattttgttcttcatttttgtaCTTGTAGAGCCGAAATGGTGCTTGTAAGCACTCATACTGTACGTCAGGGACCAAATAATTCAGATTATAATGGATGTGAAAGGCAGACAATAAATATatttaaggcatacttgcctattttTGGGAAGTGCATAGGGTATATTACCATGGATTGAATTATTGTGGCCCCCGCTGTGCAATGACGTGATATGCAGCATCTGGAATGTACGGTGCAGACATGGTGATGTGATTTGCTGAAAATCATGTCAAGTTCCCGGTCCCCCCCATTGTCTGCAGATAGTCTACTCACCTCACTAGGAATGTGAGCAGGATGTGAAAGGCAGGTATACTCTGCAGTCTGCAGgttatggggggaaggggggtattcTGTTAGCTGCTGAAAATCTTcccgggctatccaattagccctgactgctggcacttatcagggatcAATGCATGTGAAAGTCAGGGCATGGAATAAAAACCTTTATGCAAAGTAGATTTACTAAGATTtatgatagcaaccaatcagatcctacctaTCATTTCTCTACAGTAGTGCCAGAAAAATTatagacaaaatctgattggttgctatagacacCACCACTGTTTTAGAAACTCTACTAATTCTACCCCCAAGCATACAAAACTTACAACATTCCCAACTTTCCTCTGGATTTTGGCTACATAGGAAATACAGTTTATTTCTTGTAAAATCAAAAGTTTATATATAGTATGTATAAGGATATTTACTTTTTCCCCCCAGCAGTTCCATTTGGGAGTTGTCTGAGGCACTGAAGGAGGCAACAAAGGAAGTCCATCAGCAAGCGGAGGATACTGAATTCATGAGGAACTTTCAGAAAGGCCAAGTCTCATTAAATGAGTTCAAGGTAGGAAAAAATGTATTAGACACCGGGACCTTGGTGATTTAACATAAATTTAGCTAAACTGGAAACTTTTAAAAATACAGTAAAAAATTTActatgccatttttttaaatgtgatCTAATTATCCTTGTAAAATATGTCACATCAAGACTCATCCTACACTCTTGTTTTTTAGCTGGTCATGTCCTCCTTATACTTTGTGTATGAGGCTCTGGAGGAAGAGATTGAGTACAACAAAGAGAATCCTGTTTTTTCACCAGTTTATTTCCCATTGGAGCTCCATCGCAAAGCTGCTCTCGAGCAAGATCTTGAATATTTCTATGGTCCACAATGGAGAGGGAAGATCACTTGCCCAAAGTCTACGAAGAATTACGTAGACAGACTTCATCATGTTGGTCATAAGGAGCCAGAGCTGTTGGTCGCTCATGCATACACACGGTACTTAGGAGACCTCTCAGGTGGTCAAGTTCTGAAGAAGATAGCCCAGAAGGCACTTCAACTACCAATCACAGGGGAAGGATTGGCTTTCTTCACATTTGACTATGTTACTAACGCAACAAAGTTCAAGCAACTCTATCGCTCACGAATGAATTCTATAGAAATGGACAAGGCTAGCAAACAGAGAGTCTTGGAGGAAGCAAAAACAGCATTTCTACTGAATGTGAAGGTGAATATCTTTCTTTATTAGAAACTAAACATTGCCCTTAAAATGAGTCACTGCTGACTTACACTTTGATTACCTCTACTgtatcagtattattaatatttccACTGATGAATACTGCCACACATTGATTCTTTGAAGAGACCTAACTCCAAAAACATCATGTTTTTGTCCTTTCGCCCAACTTACGAAGATGTTGCCAAGAAACGTAGCCATGGACGAAGAGGTCCACTGGCAGGACCCCAGAGTTTACATACCTTGATTAAACTTCTTACACCTACATATTACATTTTGCAAAAATCAGTTAATTATACTATGCGGTTCTGTTCTAACTGAGCTAAGTAATTTAAAGGAGAATAATTTAATTAATAATAGATAAGTTTGCACCATAGAGACATTTGCACCATAGAATAATGTGATCTGTCCTAAGAGATCATATGACTGTAATGTTCAACCACTGGGCAATTACATACATATATTGGTTAATGCATTCCCCTTTCTGTGAAATGTAATGATATTAGAAGTCACCAAGGAGTTGCATAGCAGTATTATAAAGCATTAGGCATTGTTCATGCAGTGTATAAGCAATTGCTCTATTCTGTTATTATATGACTGAGTTCTGTCCTAACTGGCAACCATAGTGACAAACACTATCATTAATAATGCCTGGAAACTGACATCCTACTTTATCCCAAGAAACTACAGCTTCTGTTATCCCAGCTCCGTATTACATTGAACTTGATTCCATGCTTGCTTTCATAAAAATAACATAATCATCATACATTCCAGGATGTCCTtactaaattatatatatttttcctatTATTGAAGGTGTTTGAAGAGCTACAGACCCTATCAAGGCAATCTCAGAATGATCATTTCAGATCGGAGTTACCAAAATTAAGAAACCGAGTGTCAAAAGACGTAAATGGTGAGACATAAGCTTTTGTTTTGGAACAGTAGGAAAAGGCTTCACATTAGAAATATATTTCCATCTGAAAACATTAGTTTCTCCCCTTAATAAGGGaaatatgtatcaaacctttgagaaagATAAAATGGAACAGTTTCCCAGAGGGTCCAATCTATTGACTATGCTAGATCAATGATAACCCAAAGTTGATTGGTTGTTAATGgaaatttctccactttatctctcttgaaggtttgGTACGCCTCCCCTCTAAGTTAGTAAGATTTTATGTAGAATATTATTGTACTACAGTATATAGGCCATTACAGGAGTCTGTGTAACCTAAAGCCAGGTGATTCAAGACTTGAATTGGGTTTTTCCTGGGTCTGGCTTATTGGATTATAGCAGTGTAATCAATCCTGTACATTGAGTAACATGTGCAGTTTTCTGTCCTATGAGCCGGTGATTTTTATAGGACAACTGATACTCTCCAAGGTAGTGGTTGTGCATGATGATGACTGTGTATTAACATAAGGTTGTTTGCTGTGCATCAACTATGTAGTGGGCTCAGTATTTGAAACTGGATGAGAGTCTAACATATCAATTATTTTTACCTATGCACacccagggacagactggggatgTAGATCAGCCCCAACATCtctctgtgcacacacacacacaaataagggCACTGGTTCATGAAGCATCTCACAGGGTTCATGAAGCATCTCACGGGGGCGTGACTTCATGACAAACCCCAGTCTGCATGCTGGCTGAGCAAAGGGCTGGGAGGTGGAGCTTATCAGCCAGGCTTTTGGCCTTGCAGGCCCATCAACCCTTCTAGCATTAGCCTGTGCACACCAATACTAGTCAGGAGACATTTTGCCCAAAATGTAATTAGCTGAAATACACCTCCATGATGACATCCTCTGATAAAATACAGAACAGACAAAGCAAATATTATCGCCTGATAAAATGACGAttttgctatttatttatttatttattgcttctGCTTTTTATTATCTATTTTCAGTAGGTGAATCCATCAGTGGGACACAGAGCAGCGAGAAGTTAGTATTCTCTAGGCCATATCTCAGATGGTCCGCGGTTGCGGGGTGCTTGCTGTTGGCCTGCATGGGACTGTACATGTTCTAACACAAAAGACTTTCTGTTACTGACTGCCTGAGCCTACAGGTCAACATTGAAGACCGTCACCTCCGCGCCTGTTACAGccatatattttattttccaagacCTGGACAAAATTTAAATCATGTTGAATTTTCAAGAGAAAATTTTGCTAACATCGCTGCGTCTGCTGTGCCAAATTCTAACAATAATACCTCTAAATCGGTAATCACATACTTATAGTACTTTATCTTGGTGATGCGTCATTATtgttatagaaagaaaaaaacaacaaataattatATTAGCCATTTTGGCATTTTATTTGTAATAATATGACTTTAATCTTGATAAAATAATAGGTTATCCAGGGATAATAACATCCAGCAGTACTTATATATGGTTCCTGATCTTATGACTGTTCAGGGCCCTTCCTTCTTTGGGGTGA
Encoded proteins:
- the HMOX1 gene encoding heme oxygenase 1 isoform X2, whose protein sequence is MESSTKQHTNSSIWELSEALKEATKEVHQQAEDTEFMRNFQKGQVSLNEFKLVMSSLYFVYEALEEEIEYNKENPVFSPVYFPLELHRKAALEQDLEYFYGPQWRGKITCPKSTKNYVDRLHHVGHKEPELLVAHAYTRYLGDLSGGQVLKKIAQKALQLPITGEGLAFFTFDYVTNATKFKQLYRSRMNSIEMDKASKQRVLEEAKTAFLLNVKVFEELQTLSRQSQNDHFRSELPKLRNRVSKDVNVGESISGTQSSEKLVFSRPYLRWSAVAGCLLLACMGLYMF
- the HMOX1 gene encoding heme oxygenase 1 isoform X1, translated to MESSTKQHTNSSSIWELSEALKEATKEVHQQAEDTEFMRNFQKGQVSLNEFKLVMSSLYFVYEALEEEIEYNKENPVFSPVYFPLELHRKAALEQDLEYFYGPQWRGKITCPKSTKNYVDRLHHVGHKEPELLVAHAYTRYLGDLSGGQVLKKIAQKALQLPITGEGLAFFTFDYVTNATKFKQLYRSRMNSIEMDKASKQRVLEEAKTAFLLNVKVFEELQTLSRQSQNDHFRSELPKLRNRVSKDVNVGESISGTQSSEKLVFSRPYLRWSAVAGCLLLACMGLYMF